ATATCAAAGGCGGGAATTATGCGGGGTGCGGCTGAAGGCGAGCCAGCGGGCTACGCCTGCGCTGCTTTACAGATGGACTGGGAAGGCGCAGGCAAAAAAATATTTCATAGCAGATAGCTGAGGGCGTATTGCCCTTGCATTGTTGGAGATTGCCGTCAGCAAACTTGTGTGGGGCTAATGCTCGTGAGGTTCGTTGCCCAGCGGGTGGGCGTGCATATGGGCGTGGGCAGAGGAGGGGGCGCAGGCGCTCAGCCGATTGTTGGCGATGGTGAGGTACTGGGTGGATGTTTGCGCCAGAAAATCCCAGTCATGGGAGATGGTTATGCGCGCCGTGTCCAGACTGCCCAAGATGTCGATGATGCGCTGGCGGGCATCGTTATCAAGGCCGTTGGTGGGTTCGTCAAGCAGCAGCGCCTCGGGCTTCATGGCCATCACAGAAGCCAGGGATACGAGTTTTTTTTCGCCGCCGGAAAGCCGATGGGTAAGGCGGTTTTCAAATCCGGCCAAGCCGAGATCGCGCAGGGTGTCCAGGGCGCAGTCTCTGGCCTCGTCGGCTGAAAAGCCAAGATTCAGCGGGCCAAAGGCCACGTCCTCCAGCACGGTGGGGAAAAAGAGCTGGTCTTCTGCGTGTTGCAGCACAAAGCCCACCTTGCAGCGCAGATCGTAGAAATCCTTTTCGTCCTTGAGGGGAGTGCCGTGAAACAGCACCTGACCCGCCTGAGGCCGCGCGAGGCCCGTGATACAGCGAAAAAGCGTTGTCTTGCCGCTCCCATTGGGTCCATAGAGACCGATACGCTGACCGGGATGCAGCGAAAAATCCACATCGCACAGCACAGTGCGCGGCGAGTTACCCTGCCCGTAAGCAAAGCAGATGCCCTCAAGGCTGAAAATGGCTGCATCGTGATGGTGGTCAGACATTGAGGCCTCCCAGGCATTCAACCGCGATTATCCCCGCCATGCACAACAGCAGGCCCAGTGCGAAAATACAGTCGCCCTTCTGAGCGTGGAATACCGTCACCGATCTGAAATGGCCGGAAAACCCCCGCAATACCATAGCCTCGCGCACCCGCAGCGAGCGCTCGTAACTGCGCACCAGCAACAGGCCCAGCAGGGATGCCATGGTGCGGTAGGTATGCATGCTGGTGCGCGGGCGAAAACCGCGCAACCGTGCCGCCACCAGCAGGGTGTGCCATTCCTGGGCGATGACGTGAACGTATCTGGCTGTGAAAAGAAAGAGGAAAACGAGCTTGGGCGGACAGTGCAGCCGCTCCAGCGCATGGCCGGCGGTTGGGGCGTCCATGGTGGCGACAAGCGCCAGAAAAACGCAGGCAATGGCATTGGACTTGATGCTCACCAGCAGCGCAAGGCGCACGCCTTCGGCGCTGACTGTGAGTATTCCCCAATGCGCCAGTGGGGTTCCCGGCGTGGTCAGGGGTGTTACGCACCACAGAAAAACAATGAAGATATTGATGGCGCCGAGGCGTTGCAGCAGCGCGCGGGCTGGCGGATTGGCCGCCGCCAGCAGCGCCAGACCCAGAGCAAGGGCCATGCCGCAGGCGGTCAGGCTGTGCAGCAGCGATATGCATACCGCAAGCCCCCCCGCGAAGGCCATGCGAACGCGGGGGTCAATACGCTGTATGAGCGATGGGCGAACAAAGGGCTGGTCAAACACTCCCAGCCATTACCCCCGACGCCCCTTGAAGTAAAGGGCAATGCCCGCCAGACCTACCAGCCAGCCGATGCCGCCGAAGATTTCAGAAAATCCGGGGCGCGACACGCGCATTTCCGCAAGTTCCCGGCGGATGGGGCCAAGTTTCACATCCAGCGCCGTGTTGACAATGGTTTGCAGCTCCCCGGAGCTGACGCCGGCAGCGCTTGGGATGGGTGCAGCCGCGCCTTTTGCTCCGGGGGTTGCCGTGGATACTGCGTGTGTAACCGGAGATGTTTTTTCGGCAGCAGAGGCCGCCGCGTCCTTTGCTTCGGAGGCGCTGGCGGGAATGGCTGGCGTCTGAACCGCTGCCAGTTCGGCGGCGTCCATCATCCATTCATTCTGATGTCCTTCGCCCGCCTTGACGACAATGCGCAGGCCGTGGGCCTTACCCTCAGCGGGAACAGGAAAACGGTACACGCCCTGGTCATCTGTGCGGCCTTCCTGCAGTTTTGCGCCAGTGGCAGCATCGTACACCACCACCTGTCCCTGCTTGACCTTGTTGCCGCCGTTAAAGCCGCATTCCGCAACAACCTGATCCCCTTCTGTCCATGCAAAAATATTGACCCGGTGGGCCTGAGCCGCATGGGGCAATGCCAGCGTGAAGAGCAAAAACAGCGTGGACAACAGTGCGGGCAATATGGGTGAGAATGCCTTGCGCGAGCAAATGGAATGCATGGAGACTCCTTATGGCCTCAGGCCGCGCTCAGGCGCAGCATTTCAGGGCGCACCCTGGCGATAAAGCCCACGGTCAGCATGGTAATAAGCCCTTCGGCCAGCATGATGGGCAGATGCGCCAAAAACAGCAGCCGCGCGGCTGTGGCAAAGCCTTCATCGCTGGAGGCGAGAGCCACCGCCGTCAGCAGGCCCGCGCCCATGACGCCCAGCGCGCCGCCGCAGAAAGCGGCAATTTTTTGCCCTGTTGGTGAGGGCCACGCACGGCACAGGCCGCGAAACACGTAGCCCGCCACAACGGCTGAAAATCCCATGGTGAAGGTGTTGACCCCCAACACCACAAGGCCGCCAAACTGGAACAGTAGCGCCTGCAGTGCCAGAGCCGCCAGAATGGCCGGAAAGGCCGCCCACCCGAGTATCACGCCCAGAAGGCCATTGAGAATAAGGTGCGCGCTGGTAATGCCGATGGGCACATGGATGAGCGAGCCCACAAAAAAAGTCGCGGCAAGGATGGCCACGGTCATGAGCCTGTCATAATCGAGTTTTTTCAGGCCCAGGGCCGTTCCGGCGGCGGTCAGGGCGTAACCCGTGGCAAGCACGGCAGGGGAAAGAACGCCTTCGGCAATATGCATGATCAATCCTTTGATGGGCCTTTGCTTGGCCTTTGCCTGGCTTCACCTTGCGAAGCCGCTGGCGCAGAGGCCGAACCGGAAGGGGCAATTTCCGGCCCGGCCTGCCGCAGCCATACTTAGCGCAGTATTACTTGGTCTTGGGTGCGGCAAAATTCACCCACATCACAGCGCCCAGTTCCACTTCCTTGGCTTCCCCCTTGTATTCCATTTTTTCGGCGGAGGTGTTCAGGGCCGCAAAGCCCCACCAGCCTGCCCAGGGAATGCCATAGGTGAAGACGCCGTTTTCATCGGTCTTTACGACCTGGGTGACATAAAAATCGTTGGGGGCGGTGTGGGCCTTGCCCTTGTTGTAGCATTCCACTTCCACGTCCGCTCCGGCAACAGGTTTGCCGTCAAGCAGAACGCGGCCACGGAATACATTGCCTGTGTAGTTGGCAAAGGGGCGGGTAAGGGGCACGATTTCCGTTTTCAGGCCAAGGGGGGCATCCCAGCCTTCCTCTTCGCCAAAGGCGGCCACCACGGTCTTGGTGTAATGGATGATGAACTTGTCTTCCGCAGGTTCAAAATAGGGGGCGGGCTCAATGGCAAACTGGTACACGCCGGGCTTTTTGATGCCATAGGTGGTTTGCCATGCCTTGTGGCCCAGCACTGTGGCGGGCTTGAGGGTTGCCTTGATATCTTCTGTTTTTCCGTCATGGGTGACGGTAGCCGCTGCAGGCGCGGCCATATCCATGCCCTGCATTTCCATGGGGTGCACAAAGGAGATTTCCAACTGCACGTTGGCGTCCTTCTTGTCGGCAACCGTGGGGGTGGAGGGAATGACCATGCCAAAATGGGCCTGGGCCTGGGTTCCCCACATGAGCAGCAGAGCAAGGCTGGCGCAGCAAATTTTCCACATAGAAAGTTCCTGTTGGTTGAGGTGGAGGGGGTTGCCGCTGTGTCATGACGTGGCTGAATGTTTAGTAACAAAAAAAATAAATTTGTAGCAAGATGTTTTTGCCGGACAGGCAGCGGCATTCTTGCGCTTCATTCGCAAGCTGCGTACTATACGAGATGGAAAACTGCTGGTGCAGACTGTTGGCCTGGTTTATTCAGGGCAGGTTTTTTGGGCAATTGCCCTGAAGATTGTGCGGGTAGACGCAGCAAAAAAGCGCAGGCTCAGTATGCTTGCGTGTGCGCCCTGGGTCTGCTGTGCAGAATGTTGAGCCTGTGCATGTTCAGCTGCATTGCTCGAATTTGGTTTCCTGGGCGCGTACAACTTCCCCCCATGGCGTTCAGAATGCCCGCAGAGTGGCGGGCGCAAGCGCTGCGTGCCGTATTTGTCCATATGGCATTCAGTGTAAAAGGCATTTCAGCATCGGGAGAAAGCATGAAGCGTTGCGTTGCTATTCAGCATGTGGCTTTTGAAAATTTGGGTGTGTTTGTGCAGCCGCTTGAAGAAGCGGGGTTTGCGATCAGCTATGTGCAGGCCGGGGTTGTGCCCCTGGAGCCGGAGCTGTGGAAGGATGCCGACCTTGCCGTGGTGCTGGGCGGCCCCATTGGGGTGTATCAGGAAGACCTGTATCCCTTTCTCACGGATGAAAAGGCGCTGGTGGCGAGCCGTCTTGCTTCGGGCCGTCCGCTGCTAGGCGTCTGCCTTGGCGCGCAGCTTATGGCCAGCGCCCTTGATGCCGACGTGTACCCCGGAACCGCCAAGGAGATTGGCTGGGGCCAGGTTGAACTCACCCCGGCGGGCTTGAGCGGCCCTCTGGCGGAGCTTGTGGGCGCGCCCGTGCTGCACTGGCATGGCGACACGTTTGATCTGCCCCGGGGCAGTGACCTGCTTGCCTCAACGGCCATCACGCCGCATCAGGCCTTCCGGCCCGGGCCGGGGCAGCTCGGTTTGCAGTTCCATGCGGAAATGGACGCGGCCTTGATGGAAACATGGCTTGTGGGCCATTGCAGCGAACTTGGCGTTAACGGTTTTGACCCCCGCGCCATACGCGATGACGCCCAGAGGCTCGGCGCCCAAGCGCGGGGCGCAGGGCAGGCCTTCATGCGCCGCTGGCTAATGGAAGAGGTTCGCTAGAGTAAGTCCGCACATCATCTGAATCACTGGTCGGTACAGGAGCGCTCAGATGGCCAATCCTATTGTAAACATCACCATACCTGTTTTTAACAGGTACCATCTTACGCAGAAGACGCTGCTGGCTCTGCGCAAAACCGCACCATGCATCGCATATGCCGTTACGGTGGTGGATAACGGCAGCGAGCAATCCCTGCGCGACCGGCTGGTGGAGCTGCACAAAGACGGGATCATCGACAATCTCTTTCTGCTGCCGCGTAATATGGGCATATCCTGCGCCTGCAACATCGGCTGGCGCGCAGTGGACGCCCCCTATTACATGAAGCTCGACAACGATATGGCGGTCATAACGCCCCACTGGCTGGAAAATCTTTTCAGACTGTGGGCGCACGGCGCCCCTGTTTCTACTCTGGGGCCAACGTTCACAGCACAAGACATGGTGAAAAATCCAGGCACGATCACCAGTGAGGACGGCATACTTGGCATTTGCACTTCCAATTTAATGGGGAGCGCCATTGTCATCCCCAAAAGTGTTTCGGACATACTGGGCTACTGGAGTGAGGATTACGGCCTGTACGGCGCAGATGATGGGGATTATGGCGCCCGCATGAACTGTGCCGGATTGCCGCAATATTACTATGACGCCAACGATTTTTTTGTAAACGGTGGCAAGTACGACAATTCGGAATACGAAGATACAGATTTGAATAAGGGCAAGGAACATGCCCGGCTTTTCAAGGATGAGTCCGGCGGTATTGGATTGTTTGTATTGAATTACTTTCTGTACAACATGTGTGTCCGCAACTGGAAGGTGCCGCTGCGTTACCGCATCAGGGATATGGATGGCTACAATGTGGTGCTTGAGGAAGATCCCGCCTATGCGCTCATCCAGCAGGCCCTGAGCCGCAGCAAGAATCTGCTGGACAATCTGGTTGCGGCAGGCCGCAATAACGACATGTATTCAGATGCCGTGGTGAATCGTCTTAAAAGAATCTGGGAAGGCTGCGGGCAGGAATGCACCCCCTTGTGAATGTACGTTGTGGCGTCAGTAAATAACATCAGGGGCTGTCAGCAATGCAGACAGCCCCTGATGTTATATCAACGTTTAAAATTGACCGGGAGAATTTGCCTATTTAGGCAGCAAACTGGCGTATTCCGCACTTTTTACATACTTTTTGATAAAAGCCAGGCCAAGTTTGCGGTCGCCGGTGATTGTCGTGACCATAAAAATATCGCCAGACGACGCCACCCAGGACTGGCAAGGGGTCTGCTGCTGGGTGAAGGCAAAGGTGTATTGTCCGTTTTTTTCCACCGGGGGCTTGAGCGCCTTGAACTGGTTGGCGAACATTTCGGCAACAGTTTTGGTGTCCGCGCCGCCATTGGGCCCGGTCACAAAACCCACCGTGGAATTGCCCGAAGCATTTGAAAAGATAACGGTGGTGGTTCCCTGATTTTCTGTGGGAGCCATAACGGCCTTCCAGTTGTCAGGAAGGTCGACGGAAATATACTTTGTACTCACCTCATCTGCCAGCACGGGCGTGGCCAGGAGCATGACAAAAAGAAGAACCGCAAATTTTCTGAACATGAAAATTCTCCTGCTTGAGAGCGCACAGTTAACATCGGGCGGCTCGCCCAGAGGGGGCAGGCTGTCCCGTTTGCAGAGCATTACAATGGATCAGCCAGTTGTATGCAATGGCCCCTGAAAAGACAATGCCTTTTACTTGAGGCAGCAAGTTAAAAAGGCCCCGCCGCGTGTAGCGGTAGGGCCTTTGAAACAGTGCTGCGGTTCCGGGTGCGCTGTGTGCGCCGTGCCGCGGGCGGGGTTAGCCCAGAGCCTGTGCAATGTCTTCAATAATGTCGTCCACATGCTCAATGCCGATGGAAAGCCTGACCGTATTTGGCCGGATGCCCGTTTCGGCAAGCTCTGTGGCAGTGAGCTGCGAATGCGTTGTGGATGCGGGGTGGATGACCAGCGATTTTGCATCCGCCACATTGGCCAGCAGGGAAAAGACCTGCAGCCTGTCAATGAATGCCCTGGCTTCGGCCGCACCGCCCTTGACCTCAAAGGTAAAGATGGAGCCGCCCCCCTTGGGAAAATAGCGCTGATACAAGGCATGGCTGGGGCTGCTGGCGAGGCACGGGTGGTTGACCCGCTCAACCTTGGGATGTTTTGCCAGATACTCCACCACTGCCAGCGCATTGCTGACGTGGCGCTCCACCCGTAGCGAAAGGGTTTCCAGCCCCTGCAGCAGAATAAATGCGTTGAAGGGCGAAAGCGTTGCGCCAAGATCGCGCAGCAGGATGGCCCGCGCCCGTACAGCATAAGCAGCCGCGCCCACTGCCTTGGTAAAGCTCAGGCCGTGGTAGCTCGGTTCCGGCTCGCACAGCCGGGGAAACTTGCCCGAGGCCTCCCAGTCAAACTTGCCGCCGTCCACAATCACGCCGCCAAGGGTTGTGCCATGG
The sequence above is a segment of the Desulfovibrio sp. genome. Coding sequences within it:
- a CDS encoding DUF4198 domain-containing protein; translated protein: MWKICCASLALLLMWGTQAQAHFGMVIPSTPTVADKKDANVQLEISFVHPMEMQGMDMAAPAAATVTHDGKTEDIKATLKPATVLGHKAWQTTYGIKKPGVYQFAIEPAPYFEPAEDKFIIHYTKTVVAAFGEEEGWDAPLGLKTEIVPLTRPFANYTGNVFRGRVLLDGKPVAGADVEVECYNKGKAHTAPNDFYVTQVVKTDENGVFTYGIPWAGWWGFAALNTSAEKMEYKGEAKEVELGAVMWVNFAAPKTK
- a CDS encoding glutamine amidotransferase, translated to MKRCVAIQHVAFENLGVFVQPLEEAGFAISYVQAGVVPLEPELWKDADLAVVLGGPIGVYQEDLYPFLTDEKALVASRLASGRPLLGVCLGAQLMASALDADVYPGTAKEIGWGQVELTPAGLSGPLAELVGAPVLHWHGDTFDLPRGSDLLASTAITPHQAFRPGPGQLGLQFHAEMDAALMETWLVGHCSELGVNGFDPRAIRDDAQRLGAQARGAGQAFMRRWLMEEVR
- a CDS encoding glycosyltransferase, which gives rise to MANPIVNITIPVFNRYHLTQKTLLALRKTAPCIAYAVTVVDNGSEQSLRDRLVELHKDGIIDNLFLLPRNMGISCACNIGWRAVDAPYYMKLDNDMAVITPHWLENLFRLWAHGAPVSTLGPTFTAQDMVKNPGTITSEDGILGICTSNLMGSAIVIPKSVSDILGYWSEDYGLYGADDGDYGARMNCAGLPQYYYDANDFFVNGGKYDNSEYEDTDLNKGKEHARLFKDESGGIGLFVLNYFLYNMCVRNWKVPLRYRIRDMDGYNVVLEEDPAYALIQQALSRSKNLLDNLVAAGRNNDMYSDAVVNRLKRIWEGCGQECTPL
- a CDS encoding ABC transporter ATP-binding protein, which produces MSDHHHDAAIFSLEGICFAYGQGNSPRTVLCDVDFSLHPGQRIGLYGPNGSGKTTLFRCITGLARPQAGQVLFHGTPLKDEKDFYDLRCKVGFVLQHAEDQLFFPTVLEDVAFGPLNLGFSADEARDCALDTLRDLGLAGFENRLTHRLSGGEKKLVSLASVMAMKPEALLLDEPTNGLDNDARQRIIDILGSLDTARITISHDWDFLAQTSTQYLTIANNRLSACAPSSAHAHMHAHPLGNEPHEH
- the cbiM gene encoding cobalt transporter CbiM, whose amino-acid sequence is MHIAEGVLSPAVLATGYALTAAGTALGLKKLDYDRLMTVAILAATFFVGSLIHVPIGITSAHLILNGLLGVILGWAAFPAILAALALQALLFQFGGLVVLGVNTFTMGFSAVVAGYVFRGLCRAWPSPTGQKIAAFCGGALGVMGAGLLTAVALASSDEGFATAARLLFLAHLPIMLAEGLITMLTVGFIARVRPEMLRLSAA
- the cbiQ gene encoding cobalt ECF transporter T component CbiQ yields the protein MFDQPFVRPSLIQRIDPRVRMAFAGGLAVCISLLHSLTACGMALALGLALLAAANPPARALLQRLGAINIFIVFLWCVTPLTTPGTPLAHWGILTVSAEGVRLALLVSIKSNAIACVFLALVATMDAPTAGHALERLHCPPKLVFLFLFTARYVHVIAQEWHTLLVAARLRGFRPRTSMHTYRTMASLLGLLLVRSYERSLRVREAMVLRGFSGHFRSVTVFHAQKGDCIFALGLLLCMAGIIAVECLGGLNV
- a CDS encoding cobalamin biosynthesis protein CbiL, producing the protein MHSICSRKAFSPILPALLSTLFLLFTLALPHAAQAHRVNIFAWTEGDQVVAECGFNGGNKVKQGQVVVYDAATGAKLQEGRTDDQGVYRFPVPAEGKAHGLRIVVKAGEGHQNEWMMDAAELAAVQTPAIPASASEAKDAAASAAEKTSPVTHAVSTATPGAKGAAAPIPSAAGVSSGELQTIVNTALDVKLGPIRRELAEMRVSRPGFSEIFGGIGWLVGLAGIALYFKGRRG